AGACGCCGGCGTCCGGATACGCCTTGCGCGCCAGAGCCGCCGCCAGGGGCGCGAGGCAGCTGTCGTGCTCGTCGACGAAGAGGATGCGATGGCTTCGCGGCCGCTTGGCCACGCCCTGCACGGTGAAGAAGGTCTCCTCGCAGATGTTCCGCGCCTGGTCGGTGATCCGCTCCAGGCGGTAGAAGGTGATCAGGAAGGCGAAGAGGTCCTGCGGCGGGCGCGACTGCTTGGCGCCCACCTTGAGCAGGTCGGCGTAGAGCTTGCCGAAGGTCTTGCGCGAATCGTAGGCGGCCTGCAGGGCCGTGCGGGCGAGACCGTCGTCGCCGGCGATGAAGGCCGCCGTGGCCTGGCGCAGGTTGTCGCGGCTCTGGTCGAGCATCAGCTCGATGTCCTTGGCGACGGTCTTCGGCGGCTGCCTGGAGAGGAGCAGCGCCTCGCGCGAGATCGAGCAGGCGTAGTCGCCGATGCGCTCGAAAGCCACGGTCAGGCGCAGCACCGAGGAGATGAAGCGCAGCACGCCGGCGCTCGGCAGGTGCCGCACGATGAAGCTGTGGCAGAGCCGGTCGAGGTCCCGCGTGATGCGGTTGATGGGGTTGTCCTCGATGATCGTGCGCGAGGCCAGCTCGTCGTCGCCGCGCAGCATGGCGGTGGTGGACTGGGCGATGGCCGTGTCGATGCGCTCGGCGAGCAGCGATAGCTGGCTGCGGATCTGCGCCAGGTCGCGCTCGAGACGCGCCTCGTAGTGGGACATGTCTCCCCCCGGGGGCTGGAGTGTCGGCTAGTCCAGCTGCCGGACGGGCGCGTAGCCCTTGTCGCGGATGATGCGCTGGCCGGCGTCGCTGAGGATCCAGTCCAGGTAGGCGCGCACGGCGCCCGTGGGCTCGCCGGCCGTGTACATGAACAGCGGCCGCGCGATCGGATAGCTCTTGTCGTGGGCGCTTTCCTCCGTGGGCTCCACGTAGGGCTCGCCTTCGCCCCGCGAGACGGGCACCAGCCGCACCTCGTCGGTGGCGTAGGCCAGACCGCTGTAGCCGATGGCGCCGGGGGTCTTGGCCACCAGGTCCACCACGTCCTTCGAGCCGTGCATGTCCAGCGAGCCGAGCTTGTACTCGTGGCCGGGGCCGAGCACGGCCTCCTTGAAGTAGGCGTAGGTGCCGCTGTTGTTCTGGCGGCTCACGCGAACGATGTGGCCGTCTTTCGCGCCGGGGACGTCCACGCCCAGCTGCGACCAGTTCTCGGTCTTGCCATTCTCGCCGTAGATGTCCGCCAGCTGCGCCAGCGTGAAGCCGGCGATGGGATTCTCCTTGTGGACGTAGACCGCCAGCGCGTCGTAACCCACTACGAACTCCACCGGCTCGATGCCGTTCGCGCGCGCCTGCTCGATCTCGCTGTCCTTCATCTTGCGGCTTGCGTTGGCGATGTTCACCGTGCCGTTGATCAGCGCCGAGATGCCCGTCCCGCTGCCGCCGCCGGTCACCGCCACGGCCACGTTGGGATCCACGGTCTTGTAGGCCTCGGCCCAGGCCTGGGCCACGTTGACGAGCGTGTCCGAGCCCTTGTTCTGGATCAGCGCGCGGGACGTCGAGTCGCCGCGCCCGCAGCCGAGCGCCGCGAGCAGGCAGAGGGGCAGCAGCCAGGTCCGCATGGTGAACTTCTCCTCGGGGTTGCCGGGGTTCGCCGGGCAGGCCGGTAAAGGCGGCATGAAGGTCGTGTGAAGACGCTCCCGGTATAGCGGACCCCGGGGTCGAAATCAAGGCCCTCAGAGCACGCGCAACTGCCGGTGCAAGGGGAGCATGGCCTTGAAGTGACCGTGCACCAGATCGACCAGTTCGGGACCGCTCGACTCGGCGGGGAGGCCCAGACTCAGGCCCGCGTAGAGCCCCTTGCGGCGCAGGAGATCGGCCCGCGGATGCTCGGGGTCCAGGCCGCGCGGCACGCGCTGGGTCTGCTCGCCGCCCACCGTGTAGCCGCGGCGTTCCACCTCGCGCGCGGCCCGCTGCAGCGCGGGTCCCGCCTTCGGGTCGAGGACGCGCTCGCGATAGGCGGCCAGGGCGTCCTTCGAGAACTGGTAGAAGCCGTCGCCCAGGTAGATCTCCGTAGCGCTGAGCTGGAAGTAGAAGCCGGCGCTCTCGAGCTTGTGGCCGAGACCCTCCCACCAGAGGATGCCCAGGTGCGTCTTGAAGGGCGACTTGTCGGGGCTGAAGCGGATGTCCCGGTGCAGGCGGAAGATGCTGCGGTCGGTGCGGGGGTCGGCGTTGATGCCGGGGACGTCCTTCGCGAGGCGCTTGCCCACCTCGACCACGAAAGCCCGCGCGGGGCCGAGCACGGACTCCTCGTAGTCGGCGCGATGGGCCTCGAACCAGGCCTTGTCGTTGTTCTTGGCCAGCGCGCGGAAGAAGCGCGGCGCGGCGGGCGGGAAACCGGTGAACTCGCTGGTGGACATGCTGGCGCTCCCTGGGACGTGGAGGGAGCGCCAGCCTAGCAGGGGCGAGGGCCGCGAATCAACGCAGCAACGTGAGCTTCATGGATTCGCGGTGGCCGCCTGCCTCCAGCGCCAGCAGGTAGACGCCGCTGGCCAGCGCGCGGCCGGACGCGTCGCGGGCCTCCCAGTCCAGCGCGTGGGGGCCGGCGGCGAGGCGCTGGCCATCGAGCACGGTGGCCACGCGGCGACCGTCGAGGGCGTAGACCGCGAGGCGGACGTCGGCGGCCGCGGGCAGCGAGAAGCTCAGGCGGGTCTTGGGGTTGAAGGGGTTGGGGTGCGCGGTGAGGAGCGCGGCGGGCGACGGCGTGTCGTCGACGGCGGTCACACCCTCACAGCCCTGCCCCTCGGCGCCCATCTGCACGGCGCAGGTGTTGTTTGCCGGGAGGCAGGGGGAGGTGTCGTAGAGGGAGAAGTCTCCGCCGGCCCAGTCGCAGAACTGCGGGTTCTCGCTCATGTTGCAGCCGACGCCGTATTGGTCGGCCAGCACCCCCACCCAGTCGCCCCCCACGTTGCCGTAGAGATCGCAATCCGTGAAGGTGAGTTCGTAGTCGCCGAGCGCCGGCTGAACCACGTCCCCTCCCTGGCGAAGGCTGAAGATGCAGCGCTCCACGCTGACGCCGCCCTGAGACTCCTCCTGCACGATGTCGGCTCCACCCTCGGCGCCGTTGGCCACGAAAGTGCAGCCAGAGATCGTGGCGATCGGTTGGCCGCTGAAGCCGCTCTCGAACCACAGGCAGGAGCCGGGATTGAACGCGAACTCGCAGCCGGTGACGACATGGTATTCCGTGCCGCGGGAGAAATGCACCAGGCTCACGGCATCGTTTCCCGCGAAGCGGCAGTTCGTGAAGGAACCCGACCCGTAGTCAGCCTCGTTCACGGCCACGCCGACAAGGCTGTAGCCCGACGGCGGCTGGTTGTTCGTGAAGGTGCAGTTCTCCAGCGTAGGATAGTAGGCGCTGGCAATCGGTGAGAAGTTGCTCTCGAACAGACAGCCCGTCGCGCTGCAGGAGGCTGCGCTGATCACCAAGGCGCCGCTGTTCCCTCGCACGACGCAGTCGGTGAGCGCCGCCCAGTTGGAGACCACCAGTCCATGCCCGCCTTCGATCACGCAGTTCTCGAAGCGGAATGGACCGGGATGCAAGGTATTCGTCACCGGGCCCGCATTGCGGATGCCGATGCCGGTGCACCACAGGCCATCCGTGGCGGCACCGAGATCGAAGCCTCCCGCATCGAGAATGCAGGCCTCAGGATCGCCGCTTTGCGAGGCGAGCAGAGTGTACTCGATCTGCAGATCGCGGTTGCCGGGACCGGTGAAGACTCCGTCGCCGAGCAGGATGGTCGCGCCGTAGGGCGTGGCGTCGATGGC
Above is a window of Candidatus Latescibacterota bacterium DNA encoding:
- a CDS encoding PstS family phosphate ABC transporter substrate-binding protein, whose protein sequence is MRTWLLPLCLLAALGCGRGDSTSRALIQNKGSDTLVNVAQAWAEAYKTVDPNVAVAVTGGGSGTGISALINGTVNIANASRKMKDSEIEQARANGIEPVEFVVGYDALAVYVHKENPIAGFTLAQLADIYGENGKTENWSQLGVDVPGAKDGHIVRVSRQNNSGTYAYFKEAVLGPGHEYKLGSLDMHGSKDVVDLVAKTPGAIGYSGLAYATDEVRLVPVSRGEGEPYVEPTEESAHDKSYPIARPLFMYTAGEPTGAVRAYLDWILSDAGQRIIRDKGYAPVRQLD
- a CDS encoding DUF2461 domain-containing protein, giving the protein MSTSEFTGFPPAAPRFFRALAKNNDKAWFEAHRADYEESVLGPARAFVVEVGKRLAKDVPGINADPRTDRSIFRLHRDIRFSPDKSPFKTHLGILWWEGLGHKLESAGFYFQLSATEIYLGDGFYQFSKDALAAYRERVLDPKAGPALQRAAREVERRGYTVGGEQTQRVPRGLDPEHPRADLLRRKGLYAGLSLGLPAESSGPELVDLVHGHFKAMLPLHRQLRVL